A region of the Lycium barbarum isolate Lr01 chromosome 1, ASM1917538v2, whole genome shotgun sequence genome:
GGGCCAGGATGAGGCGCTAAAGGAAGGGCGATTGACTGCCATTAGTGGGAGACCGAAATATCCGTCCTCACCCGGATATGTCGGCGTCGATCTCGGCAATACAGCTGTCACCAGATTTACTTgctttatttagaattgtactagggttgaaactcctctactatataaggAGGAGGTTATCATTCATGAAAAGGGTTGGCAATAGCAAGGAGAGAAATAGTTTACATCAACAATCATAAGAATCTTATTAAATCAGTTCTCATCTGTCcttaagttcatttttattataccTCGTGAGAGCTTGTAACAAAAGGGTATCGACCTCGGTTTCTATACCCGAGGCCATACGTATTTAACATTTGGTTAGATCTGCTTCTCTGTTCATTTTATTGACATATCTCGCTATTTAATCTtgaattgaatttagccacatatctttggcatcacatacaaatttaattgttctccgttttaaggttagacagtttggcgcccactgtgGGGCCTTAGATAGTAGTGGCGGTTCAATACAACATTCTGGTCACACTCGATATTTTACACTTGTTCTTTAGGGTTTGATTTCAGGTATACCGGAAATGTCAGATTCCCATTCTGTCAACTTCCAAGTGGAACCAAGTCATCATGAGCATGACGACGGGGACGTACCAAACAAtagcaccccccccccctccccctggTTAATGTCAAGTCGGATCATCGGTGGGCAACGTACCGGCCGGTGAGAATAACGGGGTCATGCTGCAACAACTCCAAAACCAGTTAGACATGGCCATGGCTCAGTTATAGGCCCAGCAAGAGATCATAGCGCAATTGCAAAATCGGGGTCAGGCACCCGATGTTGCCCCATCAGAACAGACCCAGGATACGGAGGAAAGACATGCCTTACGGGGTAACGAGAACCACCCCGGACAAAGTACTGAATTGATAAGAATGCTCGAAGAATTGACCAAACGGGTCGAATCCGGTGAAAAGAAGATAGAGGCGAACGATAAGAAGGTGGAGAACTACAATTTGAGGGTCgatcagatcccgggggctcGGCCAGTGttgaaaggaccggattcgaaaaAGTTTGTTCAAATGCCGTTTCCGCCAAATGCGGCACCGATGAAAATCCCCAAGAGATTTCGCATGCCCGATATCCCCAAGTACAATGGGACAACGGACCCAAATGAGCATGTGACTGCGTATACATGCGCTATTAAGGGCAACGACCTCGCCGATGAAGAAAGGGAATCAGTGTTACTTAAGaaattcggggaaactctgtcgaagggggCTATGATTTGGTATCATAACTCTATTGATTCATTTTCCATGCTCGTTGATGCTTTCGTTAAGGCCCATGTCGGGTCCATCAAGGTCGAAACTCGAAAATCGGACTTGTTCAACGTTAAGCAACGAGATGACGAGACCCTCCGCGAGTTTGTGGCTCGATTTCAAATGGAGCGCATGGACTTACCTCCAATTACTAATGATTGGGCCGTTCAGGATTTCACCCAAGGGCTCAACTCGAGGAGCTCGATCACATCTATGGAACTAAAATAAAACTTGATAGAATACCCAGCAATCCCCTGGGCTGATGTGCACAACAGGTATCAGTCGAAGATCAAGGTCGAAGACGATAAGATTCCGATGGCCGCTTCAGTATCATGGCATTCCAGTAAAGGAAGTGATCGATCAAGAAGAGTGATAGATCGAGATTCCAGATCGTCATATGACCGATACCAGCCTTACCCGCTCGATCGAAGGGGGAACAGGCGTAACAGCGAATCGGGCAAGAATGATAGGAGAAACAATCGAAGGAATGATCGAGGACAAAATAACCGTGGTTTGGCAAACAGGAATGTTGTCGATAGAGCTCCGTGAAACAGAGAAACTCCAAGGTTATCCGAGTACAACTTTTGCGTCGATGTAGCAACCTTAGAGGCAGCCGTTATCCGAAACAAAGAAACAAGGCGTTCGAGGCCAATCCAATCCGACCCGGAGAAGCGGGATAAAAGTCTTATTTGTAAGTATCATCATACTCATGGCCATCGAACCGAGGATTGTCGACAGCTGAGAGAGGAGGTCGCCCGTCTATTCAATTTGGGACATCTTCAAGAATTCCTAAGTGAACGAGCGAAAACCCATTTTAAAAACCTGGATTCCAACAAGAAGGATAGGCCGGAAGAGCCCCAGCAGGTAATACACATGATTATGGGAGGAATTGGCATTCCCAATTGACCGGTTATGCAGTGCACAAAAATTTCCATAACGAGGGAAAAGCGTATCCAAAACGGTGACCCCGATGGCCCCATCACGTTCAATGACGAGGACATGGAAGGCATCACCCAACCGCATAATGACGCGCTGATAATATCTATCCTTGTCAATAAGTTTAGAATTAAACGTGTGCTGATTaatccaggtagctcggctaatatcatccgatggagagtcatcGAACAGCTGGGACTACTAGATCAGATCGTGCCGGCTATACGGGTCCTCAATGGATTCAACATGGCATGCGAAACGATGAAGGGTGAGATCACTATACCGATAAGTATGGCAGGAACAACGCAACAGACGAAATTTTATGTGACAGAAGGAGATATGGGATACAATGCATTGCTGTGCAGACCGTGGATTCACCTCGTAAGAACGGTTCCCTCGACTATGCATCAGGTATTGAAATTCTCGACTCCAAAAGGTATCAAAACCGTCTGTGGTGAACAGCAGGCCGCAAAAGAAATGTTCGCGGTTGAAGAATCTATTAAGAATATAAAGGCGCCAGATCGGAGTGAAGGGAAGaatgccaaatagcaatcacagatccCGATCCCGGAATCCTTGGAAGATCGGAACGGCGACACGCTAGACGAAGAGTTAAAATTCGGAATACCGAGAACCTTTGTGGTGCCCGATAATTCTGACGCCACTAAGTCCACCGTTGAAGAACTCGAGCAAGTCACACTGTTCATCCATCTACCAGAaaagaaggtatacctgggcacggggttaactcCTGAGCTCAGGAAAGAATTTATTGAGTTTCTGAACACCAAATAGGGAGATCcatggaagtttatatagatgacatggtcgttaagtccctgcgagcagaggaccatttgaaattTTTGTAGGAAACTTTCAGCATATTGagaaagtacaacatgaagctgaacctggaaaaatgtgccttcggggtcgGATAGGGCAAGTTTCTCGGACTCACAGTATCAAatcggggaattgaaatcaacccggataagataaaAGCGATCGAAGATATCACCGTGATAAACGACATTAAAGGGGTACAGAGATTAATGGGACGGATAGCTGCCCTGAGCCGATTCATCTCTAGATCCTCGGAaaagagtcaccgtttcttctcgtTGCTCAAGAAAAAGACCGACTTTGCATGGACCCCCGAATGTCAGACGGCCTTAGCAGAACTCAAAAGATACTTGTCAAGTCCACCTCTACTCCATACACCAAAAGCGAACGAGCAGATGTATTTATACCTGGCGGTGTCCGAGATAGCGGTGTCCTGGTTCGAGAGGAGAAAGGTACGCAATACCCGATTTACTATATAAGTAGAACCCTCGGTGACGCCGAAACCAGGTACCCACATCTGGAAAAACTCGCTTTGGCTTTATTAAgtgcatctagaaaattaaaTCCTTACTTTCAGTGTCATCCCATATGCGTCGTAACGTGGTACCACCTAAAGAACgtcatgcataaacccgaactctcaggctgacTAGCAAAGTGGGCTGTggagattagcgggtatgatattgaatacaaaccccgaactgccatcaaatcccaaatattGGCGGATTTCGTGGCCGATTTTGCACCGGCCATAATCCTCGAGGTCGACAAGGAGATGCTTCTTGCCTCGGGCATTAGCACGGGAGTCTGGACCCTTTACACAAATGGTGCATCTAATGTGAAAGGGTCCGAGTTAGGGATAGTTCTCAAACCTCCCTCAGGTGACATAATAAGACAATCTATTAGGTTTGTTAATTTAACTAAcaacgaagccgagtatgaggctaagATTACAGGTTTAGAACTGGCTAAAAGCTTGGGAGCCGAGATCATCGAGGCCAAATGCGATTCTCTCCTGGTAGTCAACCAAACGAACGGAACCTTCGAAATCAAGGATGATCGAATGCGGAGTTATCAGGAAAAATTGCAGGTTATCCTTCGCCGGTTCAAAGAGTGGACGTTGGAACACGTACCCTGGGATTATAATAATGAGGCGGATGCCCTGgaaaatttgggatcctcggtagAATCAGATGGATTCAATTCGGGAGCTTTCGTCCATGGGACCTTTGCCATGGGACCTTTGCCATGGGCCCCAGGTAAGACgcaatttattttacttatgactgattatttctctaaatgggtcgaAGCACAGGCACTCGAGAAAGTCAGGGAAAAAGAGGTCATTAATTTCATTTATGACCATATAATCTGTCGATTCGGGGTACCAGCGTAGATCGCGTGTGACAACGGGAAGCAGTTCATAGGTAGCAAGGTTAGCAAGTTTTTCGAAGaatacaaaatcaagaaaatcttatCAACCCCGTATCATCCGAGCGCGAATGGTCAGGCCGAGTCTACCAATAAAACCATATTGCAGAATTTAAAGAAGAGACTGGCCGGTTCTAACCACTGATGAAAGGAGGTTCTGCCCGAGGTTTTATGGGCCTACCGCACAACGATAAGATCAAGTACCAGGGATgtagcaccccccccccccccccctttggaagGACACTATTACGAACAAAAGTCAATTTTACACTTACACCATTTAGAAGGAActtatgccaaaagatattcacaaatATATTTAATAGCGGAAAAAGGCCCATGCGAAAAAATTTGAAAGtacgacatttttttttttattattattattattattattatttttcattgCGCTCTCCGAAaaatttcttagatgaaatacaataGCAGAGTATCATTTTAAAATGGTAATTCccttctcaaatagtcaacacatttaagaagcttcgttttgaaattttatttccaAATCAACACCATTACGGGTCCATAATATGCACAAAACTCAAACTAGTGATTTTCACAAAACTATTATCatcctttgtacataattacaagacAAAATACAAATTCAGTATATGGCATGACTTGGGTTAAAAACACACCCTAAACTAGCAAAACCAGTCATCAAGTTTAAGTTACAAGCACATGGTCTTGTTTTCCacaagccttcaaaatttcaTACGTAAGTGCCACATATgtatcatgtacaagtccccaaaaatTTACAAAAACTAGATGCATATGCAGATGTGATCTTCACAAGggctcccaaaaagtctactccaaTTGGCCATCTTCATACCTCATCTCGCgcattacctacgatagaaaacaactatcgctaagcatgaagtttagtggtgtataaactttgggcttggagccattaaaTTCTCCAATTCCCTTGTTCGTTGTAGGTGGCTCAATAAGGTAACAATAAGCCCAAGTGAACAAGAATATCAAAGTATCGAATacaaaccttgaagagtttcaaaatatcAATACTAATATTCTAAGGCTCAAgtatcaagaaagcttataattcaattcaagagaatttgtcaaattaccaatttcgcccaatatgtacgtcatgccatcacaccaagcacaatTAATATCAAGACGGGCCGAAGCCCCgaaatcaagaaggaccgaagcccatatcaagaagggtcgtcacccaatatcaagagaatcaagaaccatgttgaaagtggctttccactcgtactcgaaaatggacgaaaatccatcgtcaagacgaaatgtaaatccaaagtcaagatgggcaagatccgaatcgaGGGGCATGCCAATATCAATGACTAGTCACCataacaagaaggacaaagtcccaacaagaatgcaaaatgatcaagcaattcgtacaagtgggcgatttagcaAAAGTCTTGCAATACTTGAGACAATAACCATATAATAatataagatgaagagtaaaGAAATAActcatcaagatacttcaaaattccagaaaaataaagatattttaagttcaagtttatacacaaaccttggcgttttaccacacaacaagttctaccacaactcgaggagttcaaatcatctacgccatagaccaatcaaagtccacttcgtcaaataATTCCTCTTAtcttgtacaagagcatatataccttaaatacacaaataaatatctacttaagttcaaaAGTCCCAGCACATCACAACTAAACATGAAATCAACGAAAATCAGCCCAAACTATCAAAACAGAAATTCTGGACAACGCTACTGTCTTGTATTGTTGCTCAGTTTCGAAGGGGTAAATGGAAAAACTGGACTTTGTGCCCtcaattaaagttgtagatatatgtcttaggGTCTCATAGAAATTCGAATCACCCCTACAGCAATTTTGTAcaaaaagatatgctcaaaatactaacagcagtCCATGTAGAATGTTCAAAACAAAAATCTGGACAGCACCTCCCCCTGcacttcatcaccccttttcggGTAGCTAAAGGCAAAACTGGGTTTTACatccttgatgaaagttttaGGTCTATGAAATAGCTTTCAAGAACATCTTGAAGCACTCAAAACGCAGCTGTATACAAGGAGTTATGCTAAAAATTCTAACAGCAGTCCCAATCCAAAAACGGGTTTGCAAAACAAAAATCTGGGCACCAACTCCcttgatattccagcccacaaaacaattcaaaaCAACCACCAACCAGTCTCAAAATATTATCATAAAACAGCCAcacaaaaatcatatcaaacagccccaaaatattatcacaaaacagccataaaaatcatacaaaacagcccagtatacgctttgtatacgatattttcatacactttattctcccaatttcgaaaacagcaacttatcaacaacatcaacaatcattgtACATCATAACTCAACCAATTCCACCCATTTAAATCCAACAAAACAGCCCCCAATCCATAAATTGCAATAaggcaacaaacgagtttataatgtcatcttctccgttctaatccgttaaaactccaaataaacactttaataacataaaataaatcttatacataccttagcagtagctcaaccacgaaaatatccttCCCCAAggtcaatatttagcttaaaatgacgttgacaactcgtactacacttttctcttcacgagctttgggattcggAGCTCCGATTTTGATCAAATCTTGGTTTTTTTCTctctactctcttctctctctttctctaggaGGTTCTGGAAAATCTTGGTCTGGAAATGAAGAAGGGAGCTGAAAATATCCCTTAATGGGCTAAGGggttgggcctgacccgacttggaatcgggttgggccgaattttgctgtccagcttgacctttctgcattaaaacgtccataCCTCTTTATCCAGATGTCACCTATAAGcccataatatatggttggaaaggtatttcaattatctacaactttcattttatgatttttcccaaattctcaaattCGGATGGGGTTAcgacctcccgaagtcaggtcacccgaaacataactaaaacaaatatttttttttcttctaaaaattTGAGGTGTTACTTTCAAAAAGAAAATTTTGGGGTGTTACAAGGGATACCCCATTTTCCCTTGTATACGGAGTCGATGCCCTGATACCCGTCGAGGTTGGTGAGCCAAGCTTAAGATTCCGTTATGCCACTGAGAACTCGAACCATGAAGCAATGTCCGTCAATCTGGATCTCGTGGACGAAAGAAGGGAAGTTGCTCATATCCGGATAGCCGCACAAAAACAGAGGATGCAAAGGTATTATAACCGGAGGACCAACCTCAGACATTTTCaaattggggacttggtactaaGGAAGGTCACACTTCATACGAAGAACCCTCATGAAGGGAAACTAGCCccgaattgggaaggaccgtaccGAGTCACTGGAATAACTTGAAAGGGTTCTTATCAGCTCGAGAATGAAGACGGACAACAGCTGAAAAACAAATGGAATGTGGCACACCTAAAACGATATTACTGTTAAAGGTACGAATAACTTTTCTTTTGCGTTCTTCTCTCTCGATCTAACCATGCAGGGATACAGCCCGAGGGACAACGAAACAGCACAGCAGATACTCAGAAGTCATggacttaggactgaaagcatgtgctgcactctttttcccttcgaccgttttgtcccgaagtgggttttcggcaaggtttttaatcAAGTAGCGCTGAACAGCGTGCTACACATGTAGAGCATATCGATCAAAGACCGAAGACTGGGGACTGCACATATCGGGCTAATAGTACCCGAGCCCTCATACGTCGGACTCGAatactaggggactattataccatGGGTTAAGTGATAACTATGTAAAAGCCAAGGCCTGAATGATAGGATCAgatataaggaccaaacgatcgattgaatcgtgtccacttagtttgTTCTTGTCGTGGCAACAATTGCGAATGCATCTATGGCCGATTTTTTCAATAAAAAACTTACTTCGATCAAAAGGATCCGATGTTGCCAAATACCGAAAAACTATGGCATAACAGTTAAAGACTGCGGTCTAAACTATGGCGTAAACAGTTAAAAGACTACGGTATAAAAAACATATGCAAGCTCGAACGCTGCGACCTAAAACGGTTAAAGACCACGGTCTAAAAACGCAAAATTGTCATGATCGGGTCTGTCTTGCAAATTATGAATAAAGCAACAACTAACGACAACACGGACTAAAACCCAATCATGTGTCGTTACCATTTGAATTTTATCCTGGCCGAAACAATATGGCAAATTATAATGAAGGCATAAACTGAACAAAACATTGAACCGAGGAGTACTTTGCAAATATCAAATACAAGTTTTGATTCATACATACATAAAGTAGATTTACAAAGGCTCAGAATAGTGGCCTCAAAACAAAGGTATAAAAACAAAAGAAGGGACATAAGGTCACGAACCTGATCTTCATCTGACCCCTCGGCCTCTTCATCGGCTGACTCGAGGTCGATATCCGAATCCTCAGGGTCGAACGCAGCCTTTGCTTCCGTTTCAAGCTTCTTGGCTTCCTCGATCAGATCTGATAAGTCCGCACCAGTGGCTTGAATTTCTTCGAGGGTCTTCCTTCGGGACAAGCACCGCTCGTACTCAGCTCTAAGATTACTGGCCTTTTCAACAGCAGTCACATTGGCCTTGTACTGCTCTAACATGTCGTCATAACTCGAGATCTGGTCAAGAGCCTTTCCATGCAAGATTTTCAGATCGGTGATAACCTGGTTCAATCGATCCCATTCCACTTCGGCCGCAACAAGTAACGAGCTAAGGCCATTCATTTGTTCCACCGACGCCCGAAGTTGCTCCCGGAGAACATCACGTTCGGCAACAGCACCGATGGTCGTTTCGTGGAGGGCATCAAACTCGGGCTTGATCCCATCAAGCTCTGCCCGGAGTTGATCAATCTGGCTAACATAAGCTCGGGCCTGAGAAGCAAAGGTATTAGCATCGACTATTAAAGATTTATTGTAAAATTCGAAAGCTTTTACCTTCTCTGCCAACTGGTCACGTTCCCGTTTGGCCTCGGCAGCTTCATTTCGAGCCGCTACTAAATCCGATTTAAGGATAGAAAGATCAGGGAGAGACGAGATATATTGCAACTTCTTTTCATATAGATTCATGAGCTCGTCCACCTCCTGGCTCTTATTTTTTAGCTCCTCCTTGAGTCGGCCCACTTCGTGCCTAAGCCGGTCGAAGCTTGCATGGTGAAGCACGGAGGCCTATAAGGGGAAAAGGAACAtgtcacaacccagccccgtgggccgcgactggtgccctacttgggcacccaaacagaTCTACATACCGAATTGACATATCAAATTCTTAATCAAACTGAACATACGTTAATTTAAGCAGATACTAAAAGCaaatatcgtcttaagcggtcgcccgtactgaaacatcatatccaaatccgatagattggcggaatacacatcgccagatatacacacatatacagacaaatgggccgttttggccataatagtaaacggggccgcattaagacgaaatcataatcacaaacgaacaaacatgacccatgacccacatacatgactacaggcctctacaaaacataacagaaacatatgacgggacagggccccgccgtacccaaatagtcatatatatatacagaatatgtgtagcagaagatatgtaccaaaagtatgagctccgaatcaaaaggagtaatccaagtggcagagtatgtatcctatactgggggatcaccaaaatgaacgtccgtacctgcgggcatgaaacgcagcccccgaagaaagggggtcagtacgagatatgtactgagtatgcaaagcatgaaatacagaaattcAAATCATAACCGAGTTGGGGAGTACAAAATTTGGGtacagaatgagtatatcaaaatcGGTGTAGAAAA
Encoded here:
- the LOC132616765 gene encoding uncharacterized protein LOC132616765; translation: MQCTKISITREKRIQNGDPDGPITFNDEDMEGITQPHNDALIISILVNKFRIKRVLINPGSSANIIRWRVIEQLGLLDQIVPAIRVLNGFNMACETMKGEITIPISMAGTTQQTKFYVTEGDMGYNALLCRPWIHLVRTVPSTMHQVLKFSTPKGIKTVCGEQQAAKEMFAVEESIKNIKAPDRSEGKNAK